The Chryseobacterium sp. 52 genome includes a region encoding these proteins:
- a CDS encoding alpha-amylase, with amino-acid sequence MKKTHFLVSMLVLTIFNSCQNNDENDNENLRKQEAHTKIVNVTKHDGRPFSTGSSSVSGKFVAGPGGGVLMQGFYWDVPEGGTWWNTVKDKLTAWSDSGIGAVWLPPASKAQNGAYSMGYDPTDYYDFGNFNQNGSVETRFGSRTELEALITKAHAENMQVYADIVINHNSGGQSQANPFTGTNTWTDFSAIASGKFQRTYDDFYKNSYGNNDEGAFGGFPDLCHANPHVQDWLWGRDDSVGKYYKNVMKFDGWRFDYVKGFGPWVVNTWNTNVGGFSVGELWDSNVNTLEWWANSANSSVFDFAAYYKMDEAFDNGNLNVLNDDMMWKRNPYKAVTFVANHDTDIINNKMPAYAYILTHEGYPTIFYRDYEEWLNKERLNNLIWIHNNKATGTTSILYTDNDEYIARRNGYNGNPGLVVYINNSSSWQERWVETNWSSQQMKDFTGHSSWYPITQGDKWVKIQCPPKSYSVWSLNQ; translated from the coding sequence ATGAAAAAAACACATTTCTTAGTTTCGATGCTGGTTTTAACAATTTTTAATTCCTGTCAGAACAATGATGAAAATGACAATGAAAATCTACGGAAACAGGAAGCTCATACCAAAATCGTAAATGTTACAAAACATGATGGACGTCCCTTTAGTACCGGAAGCAGTTCCGTATCTGGTAAATTTGTAGCAGGTCCCGGAGGCGGAGTCCTGATGCAGGGATTTTACTGGGATGTTCCCGAAGGTGGAACCTGGTGGAATACTGTTAAAGATAAATTGACTGCCTGGTCAGATTCAGGAATCGGGGCAGTTTGGCTTCCTCCTGCCTCAAAGGCTCAGAATGGTGCGTATTCAATGGGATATGACCCTACCGATTACTATGACTTCGGAAATTTTAATCAAAATGGAAGTGTAGAAACCCGATTTGGATCAAGAACCGAGCTGGAAGCTTTAATTACAAAGGCTCATGCGGAAAATATGCAGGTCTATGCAGATATTGTCATCAATCACAACAGTGGCGGACAGTCTCAGGCCAATCCTTTTACCGGAACCAATACATGGACTGATTTTTCGGCAATAGCTTCCGGGAAATTTCAGAGAACTTATGATGACTTTTATAAAAATTCTTACGGAAATAATGATGAAGGAGCTTTTGGAGGATTTCCAGACTTGTGTCATGCTAATCCACACGTGCAGGACTGGCTTTGGGGAAGGGATGATTCTGTCGGGAAATATTATAAGAATGTTATGAAATTTGACGGTTGGAGATTTGATTATGTGAAAGGTTTCGGCCCTTGGGTAGTTAATACCTGGAATACCAATGTGGGAGGATTTTCTGTAGGTGAACTGTGGGATTCCAATGTGAATACGTTAGAGTGGTGGGCCAATAGCGCCAACAGTTCCGTATTCGATTTTGCAGCCTATTATAAAATGGATGAAGCTTTTGATAACGGAAATTTAAATGTTCTGAATGATGATATGATGTGGAAAAGAAACCCTTACAAAGCGGTAACCTTCGTAGCGAATCATGATACGGATATTATTAATAACAAGATGCCTGCCTATGCCTATATTCTGACCCATGAAGGTTATCCCACTATTTTTTACCGGGATTATGAAGAATGGCTGAATAAGGAAAGACTGAACAACCTGATCTGGATTCATAACAATAAAGCCACAGGAACCACATCCATCCTATATACGGATAATGATGAATATATCGCAAGACGTAACGGTTACAACGGGAATCCCGGGTTGGTAGTTTATATTAATAATTCGTCAAGCTGGCAGGAAAGATGGGTAGAAACCAACTGGAGCAGTCAGCAGATGAAAGATTTTACAGGTCATTCGAGCTGGTATCCGATAACGCAGGGAGATAAGTGGGTGAAGATCCAGTGTCCACCGAAAAGTTATTCGGTCTGGTCATTGAATCAATAA
- a CDS encoding DUF4290 domain-containing protein — MEYNTQKTQLHMPEYGRIIQQLVERCKELPTKEERSEMAMAIIDFMGQRNPQLRDEENYKHKLWDHLFILSEYDLDVDSPYPFPTREELAEKPKRMEYPKLQGDFKFYGKSILQLIEKAIELEPGDEKEALIEVIANNMKKSYNVYNKEHVTDDVIFRHLKELSENRLDLTGIESLEKSKIYYTTNNNNRNNSNNSNNNRNNNGRNNSNTSNNKDQTNKRRHNNNNNHKNRK, encoded by the coding sequence ATGGAATACAATACCCAAAAAACCCAGCTTCATATGCCGGAATACGGCAGAATCATACAGCAGTTGGTTGAACGCTGCAAAGAGCTCCCTACCAAAGAGGAAAGGAGTGAAATGGCAATGGCCATTATCGATTTTATGGGTCAGAGAAACCCTCAACTCCGTGACGAAGAAAATTATAAACATAAACTTTGGGATCATCTTTTCATTTTATCCGAATATGACCTTGATGTAGACTCCCCATATCCTTTTCCTACCAGAGAAGAACTGGCAGAAAAACCTAAAAGAATGGAGTATCCTAAACTTCAGGGAGACTTTAAATTTTACGGAAAAAGTATTCTTCAACTGATCGAAAAAGCAATCGAACTGGAACCGGGCGACGAAAAAGAAGCTCTGATTGAAGTGATTGCCAACAATATGAAGAAGTCTTACAACGTATATAATAAGGAACATGTAACAGATGATGTTATTTTCCGTCACCTAAAAGAACTGTCTGAAAACAGGTTGGACCTTACTGGAATAGAATCTCTTGAGAAAAGCAAGATCTACTATACCACGAATAACAATAACCGAAACAACAGTAACAATAGTAACAACAACCGGAACAACAACGGACGAAACAACAGCAATACAAGTAACAATAAAGACCAGACTAATAAAAGAAGGCATAATAATAACAACAACCATAAAAACAGAAAGTAA
- the murA gene encoding UDP-N-acetylglucosamine 1-carboxyvinyltransferase, translating to MSGTFQIRGGKRLHGEITPQGAKNEALQILCAVLLTDEEVRIKNIPDIHDVNRLIEILGDFGVKVTKNGHGDYTFKADKVNFDYIKSNEFKKDGAKLRGSIMLMGPMLARYGEAYMPTPGGDKIGRRRLDTHFQGLVELGAEFNYDEDEYFYSLKAKELRGKFILLEEASVTGTANIVMAAALAKGKTRIYNAACEPYLQQLCKMLNRMGANISGIGSNLVTIEGVEYLHGTEHTMLPDMVEIGSWIGLAAMTKSEITIKNVNWSQLGVIPNTFRKLGIELEQSNDDIFIPAQENYTIQKFIDGSILTISDAPWPGFTPDLLSIILVVATQAKGSLLVHQKMFESRLFFVDKLIDMGAQIILCDPHRATVIGLNQEAPLRGTTMVSPDIRAGNALLIAALSAEGKSIIHNIEQIDRGYENIDGRLKAIGADIERI from the coding sequence ATGAGTGGAACATTTCAGATAAGGGGAGGAAAAAGACTGCATGGGGAAATCACTCCACAAGGGGCAAAAAATGAGGCCTTACAAATTTTATGTGCAGTTTTATTAACTGATGAAGAGGTAAGAATTAAAAATATTCCAGACATTCATGATGTAAACAGACTTATCGAAATCCTTGGAGATTTTGGAGTAAAGGTGACTAAAAACGGTCATGGTGATTACACGTTCAAAGCTGATAAAGTCAATTTCGATTATATAAAATCTAACGAATTCAAAAAAGACGGTGCAAAACTAAGAGGCTCCATTATGCTTATGGGCCCAATGCTTGCCCGCTACGGTGAAGCCTATATGCCGACTCCGGGTGGTGACAAGATCGGAAGAAGAAGACTGGATACGCATTTTCAGGGATTGGTAGAACTTGGTGCAGAATTCAATTATGACGAAGATGAATATTTTTATTCTTTAAAAGCCAAAGAACTGAGAGGGAAATTTATCCTTCTTGAGGAAGCTTCTGTAACGGGAACAGCCAATATTGTAATGGCCGCTGCCCTTGCAAAAGGAAAAACAAGAATTTACAACGCTGCCTGTGAACCTTATCTTCAGCAGTTATGTAAAATGCTGAACAGGATGGGTGCCAATATCTCAGGAATCGGTTCCAATCTTGTTACCATTGAAGGAGTAGAATATCTTCACGGTACGGAACACACTATGCTTCCGGATATGGTAGAAATCGGATCATGGATTGGTCTTGCTGCCATGACAAAATCTGAAATCACAATCAAAAATGTAAACTGGAGCCAGCTTGGTGTTATTCCAAATACATTCAGAAAATTAGGAATCGAACTTGAACAGAGTAATGATGATATCTTTATTCCTGCTCAGGAAAATTATACAATCCAGAAGTTCATTGACGGATCTATTCTTACAATCTCAGATGCTCCCTGGCCGGGTTTCACACCGGATTTATTATCAATTATTCTGGTAGTGGCTACTCAGGCGAAAGGAAGCCTTCTGGTTCATCAGAAAATGTTTGAATCCAGATTATTCTTCGTGGATAAACTGATCGATATGGGTGCACAGATTATTTTATGTGATCCACACAGAGCTACAGTAATCGGATTGAATCAGGAAGCTCCTTTAAGAGGAACTACCATGGTTTCTCCTGATATCAGAGCCGGAAATGCACTTCTTATCGCAGCTCTTTCTGCGGAAGGAAAATCCATCATCCACAATATTGAACAAATCGACAGAGGGTATGAAAATATTGACGGAAGACTGAAAGCCATTGGTGCTGATATTGAAAGAATTTAG
- a CDS encoding DUF2207 domain-containing protein has product MKKLLQLFLLQFFFIAVAQNELARADQLSIIGPEKIISFHSDIDVDKNSGITVTENIKVYSLGNNIKRGIFRALPLSRNLNNKTQKVRYNIISVKKNGIDENYHEETGDGYLKIYAGNKDIILDPGTYDYEIKYKAENQIGFFAKYDEFYWNVNGTYWDFDVDSISAKVNLPEGAGIIQNSCYTGAYGSNNQNCTVNVLSDHSIEWNASGLRANEGLTVAVGFKKGMMIPPPPPTFLEKYGTLMGGCILLLGLLMYLYSTWRKYGIDPESPTVYPQFNVPENLSPSSLGYINSESFKNKYLTAAIVNLAVKGYVKIIEGEDSGLLGFFNTKIFTLKKLKPADESLAKEEINLMNSLFSELSDSVKFDGKYNSTIEKAVLNFKEVLKFQHETFLNEGNNTNKLLLPWLIITLLYGLGLFVSYTILPEFERVLAGGLLYIVLFIAFVLIAFLANKLSWKLLFLIPIPISIILGIGGVISQEGTGDTSINFSVCYIFLALAFSVMVLYQYLIKQPSKEKLRKKSLIDGFKMYMGAAENEQLKFHNPPQMTPQVFETLLPFAIVMGVDDIWGQKFDELLKRTAAEYNNTWYYGGVMNHYAFANTLNSSLTQSIQSASTKPSSSGSGSGGGGFSGGGGGGGGGGGW; this is encoded by the coding sequence ATGAAAAAGTTGCTGCAACTTTTCCTACTTCAGTTTTTTTTCATCGCCGTTGCACAAAATGAATTGGCAAGGGCAGATCAATTGTCGATTATCGGGCCGGAAAAAATTATTTCTTTCCACTCTGATATTGATGTGGATAAAAACTCAGGAATCACCGTTACCGAAAATATTAAAGTATACAGCCTTGGAAATAATATCAAAAGAGGAATTTTCCGGGCACTTCCTTTATCCAGAAATCTGAACAATAAAACACAGAAAGTAAGGTACAATATCATTTCAGTAAAAAAAAACGGGATCGATGAAAACTACCATGAAGAAACCGGAGATGGTTATTTAAAAATATACGCAGGAAATAAAGATATTATCCTGGATCCCGGAACCTATGACTATGAAATAAAGTACAAAGCGGAGAACCAGATTGGTTTTTTTGCCAAGTATGACGAGTTCTACTGGAATGTAAATGGGACCTACTGGGATTTTGATGTAGATTCTATTTCTGCAAAAGTAAACCTTCCGGAAGGTGCCGGAATTATCCAGAATTCCTGCTACACCGGAGCTTATGGAAGCAATAACCAGAACTGTACGGTCAATGTGCTGTCTGATCATTCCATAGAATGGAACGCTTCAGGACTTCGGGCCAATGAAGGTCTTACTGTGGCTGTAGGTTTCAAAAAAGGAATGATGATCCCGCCGCCGCCCCCTACTTTTCTTGAAAAATATGGAACTCTGATGGGTGGTTGTATCCTACTTCTAGGGCTTTTGATGTATCTGTATTCAACATGGAGAAAATATGGGATAGATCCTGAAAGCCCAACCGTTTATCCACAGTTCAATGTCCCTGAAAATCTTTCACCGTCTTCTCTGGGGTACATCAACTCTGAAAGTTTTAAGAATAAATACCTTACAGCAGCCATTGTCAATCTTGCAGTAAAAGGTTATGTAAAAATTATTGAAGGTGAAGATTCCGGTTTGCTGGGATTTTTTAATACTAAAATTTTTACACTGAAAAAACTGAAACCGGCAGATGAGTCTCTTGCTAAAGAAGAGATCAACCTGATGAACAGTCTTTTTTCAGAATTATCAGATTCTGTAAAGTTTGACGGAAAGTATAATTCTACCATCGAAAAAGCCGTTCTTAATTTCAAAGAGGTGTTGAAGTTCCAGCATGAAACATTTTTAAATGAAGGAAACAATACCAATAAACTCTTACTTCCATGGTTGATTATTACGCTGTTGTACGGACTTGGTTTATTTGTAAGCTATACCATACTTCCTGAGTTTGAAAGAGTGCTTGCCGGAGGGCTTTTATACATTGTTCTTTTTATTGCATTTGTTTTAATAGCATTTTTGGCAAATAAATTATCATGGAAACTCCTGTTCCTGATTCCTATTCCCATCAGTATTATTTTAGGAATTGGAGGGGTGATTTCGCAGGAAGGGACAGGTGATACAAGTATAAACTTCAGTGTATGCTATATTTTTCTTGCTCTGGCATTTTCGGTGATGGTGCTGTATCAGTATTTAATAAAACAGCCATCGAAGGAAAAACTGAGAAAAAAATCTCTGATAGATGGCTTTAAAATGTATATGGGAGCAGCAGAAAATGAGCAGCTGAAATTCCATAATCCTCCTCAGATGACCCCACAGGTTTTTGAGACATTGCTTCCTTTTGCCATCGTGATGGGAGTTGATGATATATGGGGACAAAAATTTGATGAACTGCTGAAAAGAACAGCAGCAGAATATAATAATACCTGGTATTACGGAGGGGTAATGAATCATTATGCTTTCGCGAATACTTTGAACTCAAGCCTTACACAGTCTATCCAGTCTGCATCTACGAAACCTTCCAGTTCCGGTAGCGGATCCGGCGGTGGTGGATTCTCCGGTGGTGGAGGCGGCGGCGGTGGAGGCGGTGGCTGGTAG
- a CDS encoding LemA family protein, giving the protein MSIVIIALIAVCLIYAVSIYNRLVKLRNLVQEAWSSIDVMLKKRHDLIPNLVETVKGYATHERETLDSVIRARTQAIGADSVQSKEAAEKNLNQAMMNLFAVAEQYPDLKANTNFQQLQSELTSIENDVEKSRRYYNGTVRENNTLVESFPSNIVANMYKFEKSPFFELDNIAEREVPTVKF; this is encoded by the coding sequence ATGAGTATAGTTATTATTGCTTTAATTGCAGTGTGCCTTATTTATGCGGTATCTATTTACAACCGTCTTGTAAAACTGAGAAATCTGGTTCAGGAGGCATGGAGCAGTATTGATGTGATGCTTAAAAAACGTCATGACCTTATTCCAAATCTGGTAGAAACGGTTAAAGGCTATGCCACCCACGAACGTGAAACCCTTGATAGTGTGATCAGAGCGAGAACCCAGGCAATAGGTGCTGATTCTGTACAGTCCAAAGAAGCTGCAGAGAAAAACCTGAACCAAGCGATGATGAATTTATTTGCCGTAGCAGAGCAGTATCCGGATTTGAAAGCAAATACCAATTTTCAGCAGCTTCAAAGTGAGCTTACTTCTATAGAAAATGACGTTGAGAAATCCAGAAGATATTACAACGGGACGGTCCGTGAAAACAATACACTTGTAGAATCTTTTCCAAGCAATATCGTGGCGAATATGTACAAATTTGAGAAATCGCCGTTCTTTGAGCTCGATAATATTGCAGAAAGAGAAGTTCCAACCGTAAAATTCTAA
- a CDS encoding NIL domain-containing protein — translation MITPNPTLQVIPKNTIGVPKKELILEIELNGKMKFEHLMNTIYNQFGICHKVLSANVEYVNGNSFGSVQLYINVNSEDYQQLEFYLNKNKLLSTMVEYNCRKYF, via the coding sequence ATGATAACACCTAATCCAACATTACAGGTAATACCCAAAAACACCATCGGTGTGCCTAAAAAAGAACTGATACTGGAAATAGAATTGAATGGAAAAATGAAATTTGAACATTTAATGAATACCATCTATAATCAGTTTGGGATTTGCCATAAGGTATTGTCTGCTAATGTAGAATATGTGAACGGAAACAGTTTTGGTTCAGTACAGTTGTATATTAATGTAAATTCAGAGGACTACCAGCAGCTGGAGTTTTATCTGAATAAAAATAAACTTTTAAGTACCATGGTGGAATATAACTGCCGGAAGTATTTTTAA
- a CDS encoding YiiX/YebB-like N1pC/P60 family cysteine hydrolase, with the protein MKTEKTFTYIILLAVILLLQNCTSHPKARLLKKGDLLFVTAKETGLSGAINNVTQKQKEVSFDHIGIAEKENNQWYVLHAAPKGGSQKQELKSFLKDQSDDGQRVMIYRLKPEYQKSVPIALKKAESMLGKPYNFNYILDDHSYYCSDYIERAFRENSIFKLEPMTFIDPKTGKTNEFWSTFYAKKNLAVPEGQPGCNPNGLAASDKLERIGEL; encoded by the coding sequence TTGAAAACTGAAAAAACCTTTACCTATATTATTTTATTAGCTGTAATTCTTTTGTTACAGAACTGTACTTCCCATCCGAAAGCACGACTATTAAAGAAGGGCGACCTGCTTTTTGTTACGGCAAAAGAAACAGGGCTTTCAGGAGCGATTAATAATGTAACCCAGAAGCAGAAAGAGGTATCATTTGATCATATCGGAATTGCAGAAAAAGAAAATAATCAATGGTATGTGCTGCATGCTGCCCCCAAAGGAGGTTCACAAAAGCAGGAGTTGAAATCTTTTCTTAAAGATCAGTCTGATGACGGTCAGAGAGTAATGATTTACCGCCTGAAGCCAGAATATCAGAAATCTGTTCCTATAGCCCTTAAAAAAGCAGAGTCCATGCTTGGGAAACCGTATAATTTCAATTATATTTTAGATGATCATTCTTATTACTGTTCAGATTATATTGAAAGAGCATTTAGAGAAAACAGTATTTTCAAACTGGAACCCATGACGTTTATTGATCCAAAAACGGGTAAAACCAATGAGTTCTGGTCAACGTTTTACGCAAAGAAAAATTTAGCAGTACCGGAAGGTCAGCCCGGATGTAACCCTAATGGACTGGCGGCTTCTGATAAATTAGAAAGAATAGGAGAGCTGTAA
- a CDS encoding response regulator transcription factor, translating to MPHILLVEDDKRLSQLIARGVMENDMEVNSAADGETALKLTELMDFDLIITDIILPVKNGLEFCKEIKALKPEIPVIMLTALGTTDDKLEGFDSGADDYLTKPFEMRELIARVKVLLKRYSTYRPETSSVLQYEDIEMDLKLKTVTRAGNPIKLTPKEFNLMKFLLENPERVLSRHEIAENVWDTHFDTGTNFIDVYINYIRKKIDRSFETKLIHTKAGMGFILKKGYEDKSNL from the coding sequence ATGCCTCATATCCTATTAGTTGAAGATGATAAAAGACTTTCGCAGCTGATTGCGAGAGGAGTGATGGAAAATGATATGGAAGTAAATAGTGCTGCTGACGGTGAAACAGCGCTCAAACTTACCGAATTAATGGATTTCGATCTTATTATCACAGATATTATCCTTCCGGTTAAAAACGGGCTGGAATTCTGCAAAGAAATTAAGGCACTGAAACCTGAAATTCCGGTCATTATGCTGACGGCATTAGGAACAACCGATGATAAACTGGAAGGTTTTGATTCCGGGGCGGATGATTATCTTACAAAACCCTTTGAAATGCGTGAACTTATCGCGAGGGTCAAGGTTCTGCTTAAAAGATATTCTACCTATCGTCCGGAAACCTCATCTGTGCTTCAATATGAAGATATTGAGATGGATTTGAAATTAAAAACCGTTACCCGTGCCGGAAATCCAATCAAGCTTACTCCGAAAGAATTCAACCTGATGAAGTTCCTGCTTGAAAATCCTGAACGGGTTCTTTCCCGTCATGAAATTGCAGAAAATGTATGGGATACTCATTTTGATACCGGTACGAATTTCATTGATGTTTACATTAATTATATCAGAAAAAAAATAGACCGCAGCTTTGAAACCAAGCTTATTCATACAAAAGCGGGCATGGGTTTCATTTTAAAAAAAGGCTACGAAGATAAATCCAACCTTTAA
- a CDS encoding sensor histidine kinase → MKVRTRLTLLFTLVTAMLISFYGVAIYYSSKEARETSFYTELKSEAVAKANLFFQGALSEKEMHQLYKNNTQTLSEVQVAIYDSGFNLVYHDDSKVDYVKENPEMLSKIFKSKQLFFFLDDFQVAGIVYSHNGKQYAVTAAAYDQYGYNSINHLLTISIISFIIILVLIYVAGLFLSKKALSPAVKMVEQIKRINAGKLQLRLNESEEKGEFHELEKNFNQMLERLDHSFSTQKHFVSNISHELNTPLAAMTAELELALQKNYTQDEYQKIILNALTDVKNMSKLSGSLMDLAKASYDPAEISFSEIRIDEILMDSYAKIRKENPQYKINLNIDPEIDEQKLIHKGNPYLLLVAFNNLIDNACKYASDNICLIDVALVSDHLSIRFINNGMPVSEKDQQNIFKPFYRAENSFDKKGYGIGLYLTQKIISLHHAQIQISSGESTTTFQITFQTSDNRH, encoded by the coding sequence ATGAAAGTTAGAACCAGGCTTACTTTACTTTTTACGCTAGTGACTGCGATGCTCATCAGTTTTTATGGGGTTGCGATCTACTATTCTTCAAAAGAAGCCAGGGAAACTTCGTTTTATACGGAACTTAAAAGTGAAGCCGTTGCCAAAGCCAATCTCTTTTTCCAGGGAGCTTTGAGCGAAAAGGAAATGCATCAGCTGTACAAAAATAATACCCAGACTTTAAGTGAGGTTCAGGTTGCCATCTATGATTCCGGTTTCAATCTGGTGTATCATGATGATTCAAAAGTGGATTACGTGAAGGAAAATCCTGAGATGCTTTCAAAGATCTTTAAAAGTAAGCAGCTTTTTTTCTTTCTGGATGATTTTCAGGTAGCAGGAATAGTCTACTCTCATAATGGAAAACAATATGCAGTCACAGCCGCGGCTTATGATCAGTATGGTTATAATTCTATCAATCATTTGTTAACCATCAGCATTATTTCGTTCATTATTATCCTCGTCCTTATTTATGTAGCCGGTCTTTTTCTTTCTAAAAAAGCACTTAGTCCTGCCGTGAAAATGGTTGAACAGATTAAAAGAATCAATGCAGGAAAACTGCAGCTCCGGCTGAATGAGTCTGAAGAAAAGGGAGAATTCCACGAACTTGAAAAAAACTTCAACCAAATGCTGGAAAGACTGGATCATTCTTTCAGCACACAAAAACATTTTGTCTCCAATATTTCCCACGAGCTCAATACTCCACTTGCAGCCATGACCGCAGAACTGGAACTGGCTCTCCAGAAAAACTACACGCAGGACGAATATCAAAAAATCATCCTGAACGCATTAACCGATGTGAAAAACATGAGTAAGCTTTCGGGAAGTTTAATGGATCTGGCCAAAGCCAGCTATGACCCGGCTGAAATAAGTTTTTCCGAAATCAGAATAGACGAAATCCTGATGGATTCTTATGCTAAAATCAGAAAAGAAAATCCGCAGTATAAAATCAATCTCAACATTGATCCGGAAATTGATGAGCAGAAACTGATCCATAAAGGAAATCCTTATCTTCTTCTCGTTGCATTCAATAACCTGATCGATAATGCCTGTAAATATGCTTCAGACAACATTTGCCTTATTGATGTTGCATTAGTTTCTGATCACCTTTCCATCCGGTTTATCAATAATGGGATGCCTGTTTCTGAAAAAGATCAGCAGAATATATTCAAACCTTTCTACAGAGCCGAAAATTCCTTTGATAAAAAAGGTTACGGAATAGGTCTCTACCTTACCCAAAAGATCATTAGTCTTCACCATGCACAGATCCAGATTTCTTCCGGAGAAAGTACGACTACCTTTCAAATTACTTTTCAGACATCAGATAACAGACATTAG
- a CDS encoding MgtC/SapB family protein has protein sequence MNTLEFATRLLTALILGASIGFERQWHQKSAGLRTNTLVCLGSAAFVLLSLRIGGDATGRIASYIVSGIGFLGGGVIMKDGLTVRGLNTAATIWCSASVGSLAALGFVTEAGITAGLIILIHTVLRPLGKTLGSKTIRTSTSEYLITIKCRSEIENHARVLLMQSFNSTDQILLKSLTSDDTETPENIIISAEVYSSSPQDNIIEKAVSRLTLEDKITRVSWEIIGTENDL, from the coding sequence ATGAATACATTAGAATTTGCCACCCGCTTACTGACTGCTCTTATTTTGGGTGCCTCCATTGGTTTTGAAAGACAGTGGCATCAGAAAAGTGCGGGGCTCAGAACCAACACACTGGTCTGTCTGGGATCGGCAGCATTTGTTTTATTATCTCTCAGAATCGGAGGCGATGCTACGGGCAGAATAGCCTCATACATTGTCAGCGGTATTGGTTTCCTTGGCGGCGGCGTCATTATGAAAGACGGACTTACCGTACGTGGACTGAACACTGCTGCAACCATCTGGTGCTCTGCCTCTGTGGGTTCACTGGCTGCTTTGGGATTTGTTACCGAAGCCGGAATTACTGCCGGACTCATTATCCTAATCCACACGGTATTGCGTCCTTTGGGGAAAACATTAGGTTCCAAAACCATTCGAACCAGCACTTCCGAATACCTTATCACCATTAAATGCAGATCGGAAATTGAAAACCATGCAAGAGTATTGCTGATGCAGTCTTTCAATTCAACCGACCAGATCCTACTCAAATCCCTGACCAGCGACGATACTGAAACACCGGAAAACATTATTATTTCTGCCGAGGTCTATTCTTCTTCACCTCAGGACAACATTATAGAAAAAGCGGTCAGCAGGCTCACCCTGGAAGATAAAATTACCAGAGTAAGCTGGGAGATCATAGGAACTGAAAACGATTTATAA